A segment of the Anomalospiza imberbis isolate Cuckoo-Finch-1a 21T00152 chromosome 16, ASM3175350v1, whole genome shotgun sequence genome:
tttcagcatttttgccATCTTAAAAAAGACATACCTATCACAAATGCTAAAATATCCAGTTGGAAAGCGATACTGCCAGCAGTTCTGATCATCCTCAGTGTGGAAAACCTTCTCCTTAtgcttttcagaagaaatgtgACCCTGCCATTGCTTCTCGCTATTACAGTTCTTCCCACACATCCAACAATGAAAATCCACCTGTTTTACAAggaatttgaaaacaaaacattgcAAAATCAATGCTATAAGGACAGAACTTTTCCTAATACattttgaatgttttctttATGTTGGCCAGCAGGATATTGTTTacctaaacaaacaaaattatttaaacaatCACCTAAACTTTATGATCTCCACTGGCTTTAGAAGAACTGATGTACAGTGTCAGTTACATTTAGTATAGTTATCTATGGTCTAAGGAAGCACCAAGAAAATAAGGGAAACAACCTAAGTTActgactggggaaaaaaaaagcacaacaaaCCCCCATATGCTTGGATTTGGATTATACCCATGATTACTTACTGTAACTTCAGCATAGTCAGTTGGCATATGAATTTGcttcccattttctctgtttGCCTGAGCAGCTGTATCATCtcctttttctggtttttgagTTTTTAGCCATATGTCATACAACTGCTCCAAGTCTTGAACTAATGAGAGCAGAAGCTAAAATAAGTAATTAGCAATTAAGGCAAGAGTTTGAGAACACTAGATAAACGACTGAGTTTGTGAGTGTAATTCAGTCTGCACCTATTctaagaagaaaaagggaaggaaacaaATATTGACAGTTACACAGTTCAGAGATTAAGAGCCAGGGGAAGAGGCACCTCTGGCTACTTACCAagagctctctgtgcctcttgAGGGGAAAGCAAGAGATTACAGGTTTCTGAATATCCACCCAAAGTACAGATAGCAACTCTGCTGCTGCATATCAATACTGAATTTCAAAAAACTAATCTCACGTGTGCTACAGCTTTTTGCTTTCTTGCAGACCATGATCTGATAATTTATGTCATTTATTACTTCTGATTTTTGATGCTTTCTCCCCACTAACACTGATGGGATAGTAAAGTCAGCAACAAAAAGTGAATGGTGATTCCCAGTAAATACACTGGGGGGGTATTGTTCTGCAAGTAGTTTCCCCCATATGTAATTCCATGAATCCATGCGTGTGCACATGGCAATACAAACACCAACTAATATTGCTGCAAGGATCAGTATTTCTAAGACACCTGAAAAACCAATACAGACTATTGTTAGAAAACTCATCAAGCAATGAATACACAATACagctatttttctttaatactgTTTTTGAATGCCTGATCTGGGTTTATTTAAATTGAAAGACAAGGGCACCTGCAAGGTTTACTACAAGAGATAATGAAAGAAACTAGATTAAAAAGCAATTGAAGTACaagaatgaaaagcaaaacagtTGGATTTACAACATGTTAGATTTAGTCTTCTACTTACTGCTGTTCTCCTTCATATAGGTCCACATCTCTCTCTCCTCAGGACTGTGAGCAAACGAGCAGTTTCCATCATACTGACATTTCTTGCCTGAAGCAATATGATTGCACAACTGGAACATGAATTTAAAGAAATCCTTAAGAATATAAGGCAGAATGAATGCTAGtagaatttttaatatttttttcagccttGGATAGTGTTTCCCTTCCAAGTCAAACATTTATCTAATGTGAAAAATAAACCTCATTTATGGTTAGAAAAAGAGAACTGCTGGAACTAGGTACTGTGAGTGTTTTTTGCCTCCTACCACACTACCAGACCCCAGATATgtataaattatttcagaaatatttatttccactgaCAAGTAAGGACTTCAGTAGTAACATTAGATCAGTGCTTTTCTAAGGCTGAACACTGTAGAAACACTGTGAACATTTTCCTACAAACTCCCATGGGAATTTCTACAGAACTGATGAAACCAGCCCAATTACTAGTATTTTCCAGTGACTATTATCTATTTTATTAACCAAAATATTAGTTTTAGGTTAACATACATCAAACTGCAGAGGCACTTGTTTCTTTGCAGGCAGAGGACGAATGGTCATCCACTTCTTACGTTCATTAGACATTACCAGCACCACACGGCGATCTTTGCTCCATCTGGAAACCACAGGCATTCAATGAAAGAAtatactattaaaaaaaaaaaatcacaatttctGCACAGAAGCAGAACCAGGAAAGCTCAgacagtttatttttaaagctttcacCAAGTATTTAAGATTTAATGAAGTTCTAGAGAAACTTGACCAAAACTcttaacagaaaaacaaaaaacctccaaaaccaaaacacaaacactTTGGTAGCCATCaaagtgttttttttcagagttaTCTGAGAGATAACTCTTTTCTACTTCAgtatgtttggggttttttttaattccttgcGTGACTCTTTCCTAAGAAGCAACAGCTTCCCAAAAGAGGTTTTAAATGGCTGACAAAACAGTAGAATGTTCACTGTTTGATCTTACTTACGGGTGTCTTGCCTTTGCACTacagtattttttgtttctgtctgGCTCACTAACTTGACCATTtctccagcactgcccacaCACAAACTTCATCTTCAAATTAAGCGATCCATATTTCATTTGGTTCCCAAGaatcttgagaaaaaaaaaaaacaaaacaataaaaggTATTTCTTTATCTGCAAAGCAATCCATACATAATTATTAATTACCCCCTATGGCAGAGATTTCAACACATGTTGGGAAGCAGATATTACACTGCATGCCTTGTAATGCTCAGCATGTCATTTGAAACTAGACATTTCTaaacaaatacaattttttatgGAACTTATTTCTGATTTAGGTATATGTACCCTGAAGTTGTGATAATATGTACAAACTAAACATATAAAAGCACTACATATTGAAAACATAATTAATTGCCCTAGAGCAGCTGACTTAGAACTTATATTTACATTTCACGTTACCCATGGGACAGAACAAGCACAGCAAAAAAggagctgcacagcagcagagcaggcatTTTAGTCTAAGTGAGCAAGCTGAAGAAAGCCTAcactgaagaaattatttggaaatcattaaaaaagttatttctaAAATAAGCTGCATTATatacacacattaaaaaaaaagtattatcaCCACAGTCACTGCAAAATTAATtgaatggaaaaatgaaaatacctgTGATCCATGTGCACTCGCTTCCATGTTCTGCCAGTACTTCTTTGATTCTTGAACTATAGTATCATGTGAAATACCTGTAGAGGAAGGGAAACAGTCTTTGAGTACTGATGACTGCTGCAGCCTCACAGACAGGCTCAAACTGGAATGCTACTGAAGCCCCAAAGCTTTGATCcgtttttctttttgtgtacTGTGTAAGTATTCACACACGTGATATACACATTACATACATTTACATCACAGATATGGTGTTATGTccatacacacacaaatacatacacacataccCTTAAGAACATTGTGAAGGCATCCAAAACAGAAATGTTGTTTGTATCATCCCGATGGAAAGCATACAAGGCTTTTGAATTACAGATTGCTCATGTAAGTTAAGGTGCATCTTTCAGTATTTAAACATAATGTACTGGAGTTCTAATGCCAATGTGATTATAAAATCTACACTGTATGTACCTCTCCAAAATGCAAGCTGAGAGGCACCAGGTTGCTCCTGCTTGCTTCCTGCACTGATCCCAAGCTGCTAATTTCAGAGAGAGTCAACATAAGGAAGAAGTGGCAATACAATGAAGAGTAAAGTGTGCATTTTACTAAATATACCTGATTCCTTTTGCATTATCCAGACTTTAAGCTCTACCAGACTGTGAGCATAAAAGCATTTATCCTCTCGTAAGCAGCCATAATGCACCTCATGTCTGCACAGGTCAAGCTGACACCGAACTTGGTAAGGACGGATTTTGGAATACTTCACCATAGTCTCTCGCAAAATGTGGACAAGGCATCTGTTTTGAAAACGGGCAGTTTTAGATATTCTTTAAAATAACCATCCTTCACCACAGCTTGTTCAAATATCCTTTAAACACTTCTTACTTGAAATCAGAAAGTCAGGAAAGTTTCCAGAAGGAGGTCACATCTAAGCATTGTTTTGAGGCTGAGTAAACACACTAAACAGCACCAAACAGTACTCTTGGGAATCCAGAGCCCCAAAGCATTACTGAATTCAATCCAGCTGGATTACTGGTTTCCAAGAAGGAAAGCAGATCATGCCCACTTTCAAGTATATATCCTGATCTAATTACTAACCCACATACTATAAAGGAATATTTACAGAGCACCATTTAAGGAAGAGGTGATGCAGAACAGTAACAGCCTAGCTCTTGTAGCAGTAGTGCTTCCTCAATACAGGGAACTGGAATACAAACAAAGCCATTCCAATGCTCCCAATGCAAAAGTAAGTTTACATCATACAAAGACAAGTCTCTTAATTCTCCAAAACTTATTTTATACTATTACAAcaataaaaactttttaaacTTCCCAAGAATAATTAAAGACACTCCTCATACTTTTTTTATCACACAAGTTAATAAGGACTATGGTCTATTTTATACACTGTAATTAAGGTAAACCTGAGTTAAAACTACAGCAAAATAAGCAAAACATATCAAAGAAAGAGTAACTTAGAAGTTCCTGTTTTAATTTAACATTACACATCTATTTACAGCAATACAGCTCACCGGGTAGCTAAGCTATTAACAACCTGACACCAAATCCCGTAAGATTTAAAGATGAGGGTAGACACCACTAATTTTGAATAATTGATAAAGAAATAGCTCACTTTAACTTGGTAACATTTGTCAAACCTTGCTCTTTAAGTCTGTCTTGCCTATACTGCCAAAGAATAACAGtcagcagggaaaagaaattgCCCAACAGGTAAGAAATGAAAGTCAGTATTAAAAACTGCCCTTGCTTTTAAACTGCAACTTATAGAGATGGTATTTCAAACATACTTGTTATCTTCAAAGTCATGCATAGCAGGGTGAGAACAAGAAGATGAGTTATCCTTGTTCCTTTTGCTTATTATTCTGGGCTTGTGATCAAAACATTTCTGGAATATAAAAACACGTAATTTTACAGTATATATTTTAGACAATTAAAAACATAGCTTACCCTAAAGATTTTAACAGATACTTCATTTAGTCTTTAATCTAAAGGCAGCCAGATAATTACTGAAATCTGTTTCAAAAGTTACAAAATAGTCATGCACAAACCAAAGCATTTCTTTCCACATATTTTAATTATCTATTACCATTTTTACTGTGTTATGAGAAATAGAGCAGCACCTCACAAAGAAACATAAATAATCCATGGTATTCTTGAAGAAGCTGGGACACAGTCAAGTTGATCTTCTCAGGTCCTCCAAAAAGAGCTTCTCGACTGAAAGCTCCCTTGCGCTCCAGCGTCCACACATCGATCTCCTCTTGGCAGTAGGCAAACGTGCAGTGGCCTGGGTACCTGCATTCCTCCTCAGCAGCCACATCTCAAAGGAAAGCATCGAACAGGGCGTTGCTTTTACACAACTTTTTTTTGGAAATTCATCTTAAAACTTCTTATATCAGTTTCAAATACTTTTAATAAAGAAGTTACAGAGATCTGTTGTAAATTTGTCACTTAAATCTAAAAGAAGCAGAATCTTATGCTGATTGACTTGGTGAAAATGTAAGAGTCCTCAAAACAGTTGATGCACACCTCTATCAACTATCCTGCACAAATCTAGGGCAATGATGCCGAGAACCCAGAATACCCCCTGCTCAAATAAAGCTGTTCATTAAACCACAAGTCATCTTGCTTACATCCTAATTAGAGGCTCATATTGGAAAAATCTAACAAAAATGCTCTTTATTGCTGTGTTTAACAGTAATCATGCAACActcaaaagcaaaattattccTAATGgagaacagcacagaaatacACTGACTGTTCTCTAAATATTCGTATTAGTGGTCAAGGTATAGCTCTCCTTACAGCCTTTGAAATTATGAACAACCCAAAACTTTGTTCTCCACCTCCCATaatcataaataaaaattccttttataCTTCCCTATAGGAAAGCTAAATTGCATTACTTTGAGCATAGGCATTACCATGTCACCTTCTGTAACACCTACCTTTACATATATGATATGGTCCCACATACTGTGTCTTTGTTGGTCTTGGACgtatttttttccatgatttaTCTTCAGAGTTTTTTATTCTGCCAATTAAAATATCCTTCTTACATTTATGTTCTAAATTGGGATGGTAAGCGTAATCCAATAATTTAGGACCTGCAACAATCACAGAAAACTGCTTGTACTTGCATAAATTGCATCAAACATAAACATGTTCATACACACACTGGCACAGAAGCCCAAAAGCAAAGTACACACACACTTTGTATAGAATTCATACTTgcaccagcagctctgaagaACCAAAAGTCATTAAACCACCATGTTGAgcaagacaggaaaaaaaccccaaatacttACAAAATGCAGTCTCagcaagaaaaaacccacaaattattttatatctGGGGAGGGACGCTGTGTTACAACCTTAAGGTTGCTTGGGGTCAGCaaattgctgcattttttcaAATTGCAAAGTATCCATTCCAATAACACTAGTTTAAAACTCAAATTGCTTATGTATAATAAGTCAATGCAACTGAAATCTCTTAACCTTCAACTTTTATTAAGAGAGGTACTATGTTCAAAGACAAAACACACTCAGTAGGAAGTTCATGCATACCAAAAAGATAAATACCAATCccagaactttttttttgaaacaaaaatatgcCTAGCTTCAAACTCTGTCTTTAGGATGGTACTAAATGAAGACATCAGGAAGAGCATCTGAAGATGAGCAAGGCTCAGTGAATTTTGCTATTCGTGAGATGGAAAAACAAGAGCATGACCCAGTTTTCTTTGGACAAGAAGATGATGGAACAGTAATTTCAAAAGGCATTAAAAGCAGGAGACACTTAAAGGCTTTGATAGAGATGGAAAGAAACAGAGGAAGTAGATGTATTGACAAAAAACGTGAAGCTAGGAACATGCTAAGTACTTTCACCACTATGTTATAGCTCCAGCTTTAGCAGAACATGTTCTATTGTTTTTCTAACTTTGTAGATTTTTctagtaaaaattattttaaactagGATAGAAGTTCTTCAGGGTACAATAGCTATCCCCTAAAGGTCTCAATACAATTCTTTATTAGTATATTGATATCAATGATACCTGTATCATTGATATCAATACAATGATACAGAAACACAATGCTTTTTTTCAAGATTAGTTTTAATAGAAGCTATTGCCTTTAGAACACAATGCTTATTTTTAAGATTAGTTTTAATAGAAACTATTGCCTTTAGAATATGGCTCTGTTTAACAGCAACAGCTCAGGCCTAAAAGATTAGTTATATTAATGACCAATACTGGTTAAGCTTCTTTAAGTCAATACAATTGAGTTAATTATTACAAAGGTTTGGAAGCCTCATGATTATGATTTAGAATTAGTTTGAAAGAACAATAAAACAGATGGGATGTGAAGGTTACCAGGTACTTTGAACTGCAGTTCAATTCCCCATGGCCAATCAGAGAGAGTATTGCAAGTTTTATTTAGTCTTGAGCAAAGGTGTCATTCTTCACAGTACCCTGGGGTTTGGGAGGAAAGCGGATACAGAATGTGAATGACCTTACACACAGGGAAAGCGTGTGGTGATTTGTGCTGGGTGTAGAAATCAAGAAATCTATTAGAACAAGAAATAAAGACAagaggaatgaaaataaaacagtggTTGAAATATTTCACCAATCCTAAGATCGTGCTACATCTGCAAAGAACAAGCCGGGATTAACAAGGTTTAGAAGCCAACAGTGTTAAATTATGAACACGAAGATTTTATATGTatgctttttaattaaaaaaaaaaaatcaacctcaTCAAGTCCAATAGCTCCTTACCTTTTTTGACAAAACATAACTGGCAGGCCTGTCTTAGCTCATGTGTGCCTTCCAGTGGGTTCCTTCCCGCCAGTGCCGGAGATACAGGTATATTAGCAGTTGTACTGCTAAAAACATTGGAAAAGTCATTTCTAGTTTGGCCTGCAATTCCCATGTAATTTTCGGACCCAAACAAACTACTAGGACCATTAATCTGTTGAAAGAAAGCGTATTTTACTTAATACATAGAATTTATTTACCTACAGTTAAAATTTAACCTACTGAAATTTTTCTTCAAAGCCCTAATATGAACTTCAAACACACGTCTGAGAAGGGACATGGAGATTTTACAAAGGCCACATACATAGGACAAACTAAGCATAAAACAAGAGCCAAGCAGGTAGAGGCAGAACAGCAGCCT
Coding sequences within it:
- the ZC3H7A gene encoding zinc finger CCCH domain-containing protein 7A isoform X1; this encodes MGSPRRSRSAQAAPGLCPRPPGSRGRAGAAALRGRRGGGAAAALGVVIAVAAVAPVPPAPPPAALPRPHSRSTLPYPGTQEQYELFIRDLVRNLFHEGNDVYREGDWRGSLSHYTEAINIADYANSEEIHVSDDVLEKLHVNRIACFSNMGMHEKVLEDCEIALRLNENNFRALYRKAKALNEMGSYKKAYDAVAKCSLAVPQDESVIKLTQELAQKLGLKIRKAYVRAKPPSSNSVCSGVSTQNSSVEDIELDLSDQKQEMVSAASLSNFVSEVSKVSPVPVPPLPTVMPLQMEKVPLPSTVLANGGNVSFSMPEACLDCGDGDIIIGEELDELLDSVPDPDETVMQTTGARGPIPAGSVAPSVPFSASLLGTLPVTAGFVPPACLSEIFSQPLASSLENFCSPLSTFSISDPKRDISSSASRDGTPALNSNNSPLFINGPSSLFGSENYMGIAGQTRNDFSNVFSSTTANIPVSPALAGRNPLEGTHELRQACQLCFVKKGPKLLDYAYHPNLEHKCKKDILIGRIKNSEDKSWKKIRPRPTKTQYVGPYHICKDVAAEEECRYPGHCTFAYCQEEIDVWTLERKGAFSREALFGGPEKINLTVSQLLQEYHGLFMFLCEKCFDHKPRIISKRNKDNSSSCSHPAMHDFEDNKCLVHILRETMVKYSKIRPYQVRCQLDLCRHEVHYGCLREDKCFYAHSLVELKVWIMQKESGISHDTIVQESKKYWQNMEASAHGSQILGNQMKYGSLNLKMKFVCGQCWRNGQVSEPDRNKKYCSAKARHPWSKDRRVVLVMSNERKKWMTIRPLPAKKQVPLQFDLCNHIASGKKCQYDGNCSFAHSPEEREMWTYMKENSIQDLEQLYDIWLKTQKPEKGDDTAAQANRENGKQIHMPTDYAEVTVDFHCWMCGKNCNSEKQWQGHISSEKHKEKVFHTEDDQNCWQYRFPTGYFSICDRYMAGTCTEGNNCKFAHGNAELREWEERRQVLRMKLSKARKDHLIAPSDNDFGKYSFLFKDLN
- the ZC3H7A gene encoding zinc finger CCCH domain-containing protein 7A isoform X3, with product MSNVSEERSTRQQDIKKGLQFIESTLPYPGTQEQYELFIRDLVRNLFHEGNDVYREGDWRGSLSHYTEAINIADYANSEEIHVSDDVLEKLHVNRIACFSNMGMHEKVLEDCEIALRLNENNFRALYRKAKALNEMGSYKKAYDAVAKCSLAVPQDESVIKLTQELAQKLGLKIRKAYVRAKPPSSNSVCSGVSTQNSSVEDIELDLSDQKQEMVSAASLSNFVSEVSKVSPVPVPPLPTVMPLQMEKVPLPSTVLANGGNVSFSMPEACLDCGDGDIIIGEELDELLDSVPDPDETVMQTTGARGPIPAGSVAPSVPFSASLLGTLPVTAGFVPPACLSEIFSQPLASSLENFCSPLSTFSISDPKRDISSSASRDGTPALNSNNSPLFINGPSSLFGSENYMGIAGQTRNDFSNVFSSTTANIPVSPALAGRNPLEGTHELRQACQLCFVKKGPKLLDYAYHPNLEHKCKKDILIGRIKNSEDKSWKKIRPRPTKTQYVGPYHICKDVAAEEECRYPGHCTFAYCQEEIDVWTLERKGAFSREALFGGPEKINLTVSQLLQEYHGLFMFLCEKCFDHKPRIISKRNKDNSSSCSHPAMHDFEDNKCLVHILRETMVKYSKIRPYQVRCQLDLCRHEVHYGCLREDKCFYAHSLVELKVWIMQKESGISHDTIVQESKKYWQNMEASAHGSQILGNQMKYGSLNLKMKFVCGQCWRNGQVSEPDRNKKYCSAKARHPWSKDRRVVLVMSNERKKWMTIRPLPAKKQVPLQFDLCNHIASGKKCQYDGNCSFAHSPEEREMWTYMKENSIQDLEQLYDIWLKTQKPEKGDDTAAQANRENGKQIHMPTDYAEVTVDFHCWMCGKNCNSEKQWQGHISSEKHKEKVFHTEDDQNCWQYRFPTGYFSICDRYMAGTCTEGNNCKFAHGNAELREWEERRQVLRMKLSKARKDHLIAPSDNDFGKYSFLFKDLN
- the ZC3H7A gene encoding zinc finger CCCH domain-containing protein 7A isoform X2, which encodes MYEWHIRKVDVQDNMSNVSEERSTRQQDIKKGLQFIESTLPYPGTQEQYELFIRDLVRNLFHEGNDVYREGDWRGSLSHYTEAINIADYANSEEIHVSDDVLEKLHVNRIACFSNMGMHEKVLEDCEIALRLNENNFRALYRKAKALNEMGSYKKAYDAVAKCSLAVPQDESVIKLTQELAQKLGLKIRKAYVRAKPPSSNSVCSGVSTQNSSVEDIELDLSDQKQEMVSAASLSNFVSEVSKVSPVPVPPLPTVMPLQMEKVPLPSTVLANGGNVSFSMPEACLDCGDGDIIIGEELDELLDSVPDPDETVMQTTGARGPIPAGSVAPSVPFSASLLGTLPVTAGFVPPACLSEIFSQPLASSLENFCSPLSTFSISDPKRDISSSASRDGTPALNSNNSPLFINGPSSLFGSENYMGIAGQTRNDFSNVFSSTTANIPVSPALAGRNPLEGTHELRQACQLCFVKKGPKLLDYAYHPNLEHKCKKDILIGRIKNSEDKSWKKIRPRPTKTQYVGPYHICKDVAAEEECRYPGHCTFAYCQEEIDVWTLERKGAFSREALFGGPEKINLTVSQLLQEYHGLFMFLCEKCFDHKPRIISKRNKDNSSSCSHPAMHDFEDNKCLVHILRETMVKYSKIRPYQVRCQLDLCRHEVHYGCLREDKCFYAHSLVELKVWIMQKESGISHDTIVQESKKYWQNMEASAHGSQILGNQMKYGSLNLKMKFVCGQCWRNGQVSEPDRNKKYCSAKARHPWSKDRRVVLVMSNERKKWMTIRPLPAKKQVPLQFDLCNHIASGKKCQYDGNCSFAHSPEEREMWTYMKENSIQDLEQLYDIWLKTQKPEKGDDTAAQANRENGKQIHMPTDYAEVTVDFHCWMCGKNCNSEKQWQGHISSEKHKEKVFHTEDDQNCWQYRFPTGYFSICDRYMAGTCTEGNNCKFAHGNAELREWEERRQVLRMKLSKARKDHLIAPSDNDFGKYSFLFKDLN